Proteins from a genomic interval of Longimicrobium sp.:
- a CDS encoding fumarylacetoacetate hydrolase family protein, producing the protein MTRPSKIVCVGRNYLEHARELGNDVPERPLLFFKPPSAIITDGEAIVLPAASKQVEHEGEIGVVIGRRAKDVAAADAWDFVEGIVPLNDVTARDLQKPDGQWARAKGFDTFCPTGTVVPLDRVDRDGLEVICRVNGEVRQHGRVGDMAFSIPTLIEYISGVMTLEPGDLIATGTPAGVSPLNPGDVVEVEIPGVGILRNPVQAP; encoded by the coding sequence GTGACCCGTCCGTCCAAGATCGTCTGCGTCGGCCGCAACTACCTGGAACATGCGCGCGAGTTGGGGAACGACGTGCCCGAGCGGCCGCTGCTGTTCTTCAAGCCGCCCTCGGCCATCATCACCGACGGCGAGGCCATCGTTCTCCCCGCCGCTTCGAAGCAGGTGGAGCACGAGGGCGAGATCGGCGTCGTGATCGGGCGGCGGGCGAAGGACGTGGCCGCGGCGGACGCGTGGGACTTCGTGGAGGGCATCGTGCCGCTGAACGACGTGACCGCGCGCGACCTGCAGAAGCCGGACGGGCAGTGGGCGCGGGCCAAGGGGTTCGACACCTTCTGCCCCACGGGGACGGTGGTGCCGCTGGACCGCGTGGACCGCGACGGGCTGGAGGTGATCTGCCGCGTGAACGGAGAAGTGCGCCAGCACGGCCGCGTGGGCGACATGGCCTTCAGCATCCCCACCCTGATCGAGTACATTTCCGGGGTCATGACGCTGGAGCCCGGCGACCTGATCGCCACCGGCACCCCGGCCGGCGTGTCGCCCCTGAACCCGGGCGACGTCGTCGAGGTGGAAATCCCCGGCGTCGGCATCCTCCGCAACCCCGTGCAGGCCCCATGA
- the lspA gene encoding signal peptidase II translates to MIKLSRSRWLALVIAAIVAVDWITKALVQQRLPLYDRRPLIEGLLSFMHTMNTGISWGFLKDLPPGLRMPIIALLTLVGIGVAVWMMWDTHDRWQQIAGALVLGGALGNLGDRLVNGGVTDFIYVHFFPYIFNFADISITIGGVILAARMLLDRPGGDASAPTHA, encoded by the coding sequence ATGATCAAGCTTTCCCGCAGCCGCTGGCTGGCCCTCGTCATCGCCGCCATCGTCGCCGTCGACTGGATCACCAAGGCGCTCGTGCAGCAGCGGCTTCCGCTGTACGACCGGCGGCCGCTGATTGAGGGCCTGCTCAGCTTCATGCACACGATGAACACCGGGATCTCCTGGGGTTTTCTCAAGGACCTGCCCCCCGGCCTGCGCATGCCCATCATCGCGCTGCTGACGCTGGTGGGCATCGGCGTGGCGGTGTGGATGATGTGGGACACGCACGACCGCTGGCAGCAGATCGCCGGGGCGCTCGTCCTGGGCGGCGCGCTGGGCAACCTGGGCGACCGGCTGGTGAACGGGGGAGTGACGGACTTCATCTACGTCCACTTCTTTCCGTACATCTTCAATTTCGCCGACATCTCCATCACCATCGGCGGGGTGATCCTGGCCGCGAGGATGCTGCTGGACCGCCCGGGCGGCGACGCATCCGCCCCCACTCACGCCTGA